A window of Ipomoea triloba cultivar NCNSP0323 chromosome 2, ASM357664v1 contains these coding sequences:
- the LOC116010438 gene encoding uncharacterized protein LOC116010438 isoform X1, producing MSLSIVPSCLGLRMSQQLVDSGCLQQEIRFWNCGRYMMKVAQVIRPRIIPCIKANANGLQVFVLSDLHTDYSENMTWVRGLSRTVGQNKDVLLVAGDVAETRNNFVLTMSLLKDRFAHVFFVPGNHDLWLRREKDNNVNSLEKLDELLDACQRIGVETNPTVVDGLGIIPLFSWYHESFDREMDITSIRIPSLELACKDYNACRWPAGLINGDTSLALYFDAMNDKNQEKVREMQGRCHQIISFSHFVPRQELCPEKRMLFYPNLPKIAGSDFLEARIRHIHGAEGSEFACHVFGHTHFCWDAVLDGIRYVQAPLAYPRERKRRMNGGEEWLPYCIYSGGEFPEQVLPCYWSDYYAANPRTPEITELAPWVARFYRRSS from the exons ATGTCTCTCAGCATAGTTCCTTCCTGCTTGGGTCTACGAATGTCTCAACAACTTGTTGATTCAGGCTGTCTTCAACAAGAAATTAGATTCTGGAACTGTGGAAGATATATGATGAAGGTGGCTCAAGTCATAAGGCCTCGGATCATACCTTGTATTAAGGCGAACGCTAATGGCTTACAGGTCTTTGTACTGTCAGACTTGCACACAGACTACTCTGAGAACATGACTTGGGTGAGGGGCTTATCAAGAACTGTGGGGCAGAACAAAGATGTTCTCCTTGTTGCTGGAGATGTAGCTGAGACTCGCAACAATTTTGTGTTAACTATGTCTTTGTTGAAGGATAGGTTTGCACATGTTTTTTTTGTGCCTGGAAACCATGACCTATGGCTTCGCAGGGAGAAAGATAACAAC GTTAATTCTCTTGAAAAACTTGATGAATTGCTTGATGCATGTCAAAGGATCGGAGTGGAAACTAATCCTACAGTGGTTGATGGTTTGGGGATTATCCCTTTGTTCTCATGGTATCATGAG AGCTTTGATAGGGAAATGGACATAACAAGTATTCGAATTCCGTCGCTGGAGCTG GCATGCAAGGACTATAATGCATGCAGATGGCCTGCTGGTCTCATAAATGGGGATACTTCCCTTGCTCTATATTTTGATGCCATGAATGACAAGAATCAGGAGAAAGTCAGGGAGATGCAGGGTAGATGCCATCAAATAATTTCTTTCTCACACTTTGTTCCCAG GCAAGAGCTCTGCCCAGAAAAGAGAATGCTTTTCTATCCCAATCTCCCTAAAATTGCTGGATCTGACTTTCTTGAGGCTAGAATAAGACACATCCATGGAGCTGAAGGGAGTGAATTTGCGTGTCACGTGTTTGGTCATACACATTTCTGCTGGGATGCTGTCCTTGATGGTATCAG GTATGTGCAGGCGCCATTAGCATATCCAAGAGAGCGTAAAAGGAGAATGAATGGGGGAGAAGAATGGCTGCCATATTGCATCTACTCCGGCGGAGAATTCCCAGAGCAAGTGTTACCTTGCTATTGGTCTGATTACTATGCAGCCAATCCAAGAACTCCTGAAATTACTGAACTTGCCCCTTGGGTTGCTAGATTTTATCGCAGATCATCTTAA
- the LOC116010438 gene encoding uncharacterized protein LOC116010438 isoform X2, translating into MSLSIVPSCLGLRMSQQLVDSGCLQQEIRFWNCGRYMMKVAQVIRPRIIPCIKANANGLQVFVLSDLHTDYSENMTWVRGLSRTVGQNKDVLLVAGDVAETRNNFVLTMSLLKDRFAHVFFVPGNHDLWLRREKDNNVNSLEKLDELLDACQRIGVETNPTVVDGLGIIPLFSWYHESFDREMDITSIRIPSLELACKDYNACRWPAGLINGDTSLALYFDAMNDKNQEKVREMQGRCHQIISFSHFVPRQELCPEKRMLFYPNLPKIAGSDFLEARIRHIHGAEGSEFACHVFGHTHFCWDAVLDGISDTRSQSIKEQDWIAYGWDGLAIKKGRYSTYSKY; encoded by the exons ATGTCTCTCAGCATAGTTCCTTCCTGCTTGGGTCTACGAATGTCTCAACAACTTGTTGATTCAGGCTGTCTTCAACAAGAAATTAGATTCTGGAACTGTGGAAGATATATGATGAAGGTGGCTCAAGTCATAAGGCCTCGGATCATACCTTGTATTAAGGCGAACGCTAATGGCTTACAGGTCTTTGTACTGTCAGACTTGCACACAGACTACTCTGAGAACATGACTTGGGTGAGGGGCTTATCAAGAACTGTGGGGCAGAACAAAGATGTTCTCCTTGTTGCTGGAGATGTAGCTGAGACTCGCAACAATTTTGTGTTAACTATGTCTTTGTTGAAGGATAGGTTTGCACATGTTTTTTTTGTGCCTGGAAACCATGACCTATGGCTTCGCAGGGAGAAAGATAACAAC GTTAATTCTCTTGAAAAACTTGATGAATTGCTTGATGCATGTCAAAGGATCGGAGTGGAAACTAATCCTACAGTGGTTGATGGTTTGGGGATTATCCCTTTGTTCTCATGGTATCATGAG AGCTTTGATAGGGAAATGGACATAACAAGTATTCGAATTCCGTCGCTGGAGCTG GCATGCAAGGACTATAATGCATGCAGATGGCCTGCTGGTCTCATAAATGGGGATACTTCCCTTGCTCTATATTTTGATGCCATGAATGACAAGAATCAGGAGAAAGTCAGGGAGATGCAGGGTAGATGCCATCAAATAATTTCTTTCTCACACTTTGTTCCCAG GCAAGAGCTCTGCCCAGAAAAGAGAATGCTTTTCTATCCCAATCTCCCTAAAATTGCTGGATCTGACTTTCTTGAGGCTAGAATAAGACACATCCATGGAGCTGAAGGGAGTGAATTTGCGTGTCACGTGTTTGGTCATACACATTTCTGCTGGGATGCTGTCCTTGATGGTATCAG TGACACAAGAAGTCAATCAATCAAAGAACAAGACTGGATTGCTTATGGATGGGATGGCCTTGCTATAAAGAAGGGAAGATACTCAACTTATTCCAAATATTAG
- the LOC116010439 gene encoding probable aquaporin TIP3-2: MAPPRRYAFGRADEATHPDSMRATLSEFLSTALFVFVGEGAVLAIDKLYRDSALGASGLTVLALAHALALFAAVASSLNVSGGHVNPAVTFGALVGGRISFLLALYYWIAQLLGAIVACLLLRVSLDGMRPQGFSLAAGEGWGSGLLLEIIMTFGLMYTVYATAIDPKRGSLGTIAPLAIAFIVGANVFVGAPFTGASMNPARAFGPALVGWRWRYHWIYWVGPFIGAGLAGLIYEFGILPPAADPPHTHHTHHQPLAAEDY; the protein is encoded by the exons ATGGCGCCACCGCGTAGATACGCGTTCGGGAGGGCGGATGAGGCGACTCACCCAGACTCCATGCGTGCCACCTTGTCTGAATTCCTCTCCACTGCTCTCTTCGTCTTCGTTGGTGAAGGCGCCGTTCTTGCCATAG acaagtTGTACCGGGATTCGGCTTTAGGTGCGTCGGGGTTGACGGTTCTGGCACTTGCTCATGCACTCGCTCTTTTTGCGGCGGTTGCATCCTCACTCAACGTGTCGGGAGGACACGTTAACCCTGCCGTCACTTTCGGTGCACTCGTTGGCGGCAGAATCTCCTTCCTCCTTGCCCTTTACTACTGGATTGCTCAGCTCTTGGGTGCCATAGTAGCTTGTCTCTTGCTCAGGGTCTCCCTCGATGGAATG AGGCCTCAGGGATTTTCTTTAGCGGCCGGAGAAGGTTGGGGGAGTGGGCTTCTGCTGGAGATAATAATGACATTTGGGCTGATGTACACAGTTTACGCAACCGCCATCGATCCAAAGAGGGGAAGTTTAGGCACCATTGCCCCTCTTGCCATTGCTTTCATAGTAGGGGCTAATGTTTTCGTGGGAGCACCTTTCACTGGAGCATCCATGAACCCGGCCAGAGCTTTTGGGCCGGCTTTGGTGGGGTGGAGATGGAGGTACCACTGGATCTATTGGGTCGGCCCCTTTATTGGCGCAGGCTTAGCCGGCCTTATCTATGAGTTCGGCATACTACCACCCGCCGCTGACCCTCCCCACACCCACCACACTCATCACCAGCCTCTTGCTGCAGAAGACTACTAG
- the LOC116007007 gene encoding uncharacterized protein LOC116007007 isoform X1 has protein sequence MKFVGRLSVSVSVSVSKLVLLDASKFVRGASASSARWRGISFASAAPSPTPPASTSPETKKTRKRVSKDERRAMVQAFVTKYRTMNSGKFPTPSIAKNEVGGSYYFVRSIVQELEYECKMSSLKVKGDTLQEKDVSINDDLTGNIKELKKTHLPLNMESTGAQIKGTTFKDIEAVDVGEMTLLHGMESASMMCKKAEVDLKEEITTTEDKPKFDNLKLLAEQQHTRVDFEDSNIQHIEEELGQEMLVDKTTLNDIANASKFTARERNLLTVEAKHILDSGSKKAKVNLKQKIIAEDELKFDGLKPLANQQQQSGVNDLDSSIQHIEAELGPKISIAAEYAVRESHHLAIEARHLCDSQAQNAELNLNEVTSTEDRLKLDSTNPLDQQQQLTGTVPMGLGDCNVQCHEAELGPETSIPIEKTPFNDIRSASGYCSEYATGESHLQDMEANHVMDSHPEKLMDDLNEKISSSNELKFDGWKPLVEEQQPSEMRKHTRELPNEKKDGVKQKEQPSVWQNLKSFADGIISFWRKL, from the exons ATGAAGTTCGTTGGTCGATTATCTGTCTCAGTCTCAGTCTCAGTCTCAAAACTAG TCTTATTGGATGCATCCAAGTTTGTTCGTGGTGCGTCTGCCTCGAGTGCGCGGTGGAGGGGAATATCATTTGCCTCCGCGGCTCCTTCTCCGACTCCTCCGGCATCTACTTCACCCGAAACAAAAAAGACTCGCAAAAGGGTCTCCAAAGACGAGCGCAGAGCTATGGTTCAAGCCTTTGTTACCAA GTATAGAACCATGAACTCAGGAAAATTTCCAACTCCTTCTATTGCTAAGAATGAAGTTGGGGGCTCTTACTATTTTGTCAGGAGTATTGTTCAAGAACTTGAGTACGAGTGTAAAATGTCATCCCTGAAAGTGAAGGGAGATACTCTTCAAGAGAAGGATGTTTCTATCAATGATGACTTGACCGGTAATATCAAAGAGCTTAAAAAAACTCACTTGCCATTGAATATGGAATCTACAGGTGCTCAAATAAAGGGCACAACTTTCAAAGATATTGAAGCAGTGGATGTGGGTGAAATGACTTTGTTACATGGCATGGAGAGTGCTTCAATGATG TGTAAGAAAGCAGAGGTCGATCTGAAAGAGGAAATCACCACCACTGAAGATAAGCCAAAGTTTGATAATCTGAAGCTGCTGGCTGAGCAACAGCATACAAGAGTGGATTTTGAGGATTCCAATATCCAACATATTGAGGAAGAACTAGGGCAAGAAATGTTAGTTGATAAGACTACGTTGAATGATATTGCAAATGCTTCGAAATTTACTGCAAGAGAAAGAAATCTCCTAACAGTGGAAGCTAAGCATATTTTGGATTCAGGTTCAAAGAAAGCAAAGGTTAATCTGAAACAGAAAATCATTGCTGAAGATGAGCTGAAATTTGATGGTCTGAAGCCACTGGCTAACCAACAGCAGCAATCAGGCGTTAATGATTTGGATTCTAGTATTCAACATATTGAGGCAGAGCTAGGGCCAAAAATTTCTATTGCTGCTGAGTATGCTGTAAGAGAAAGCCATCACTTAGCAATAGAAGCTAGGCATCTTTGTGATTCACAAGCTCAGAATGCAGAGCTTAACCTGAATGAAGTAACCTCTACTGAGGATAGGCTGAAACTTGATAGCACGAACCCCCTGGATCAGCAACAACAGTTAACAGGAACTGTCCCAATGGGCTTGGGGGATTGTAATGTCCAATGTCATGAGGCAGAGCTAGGGCCAGAAACTTCGATTCCTATTGAAAAGACTCCGTTCAATGATATAAGAAGTGCTTCG GGGTATTGTTCTGAATATGCTACAGGAGAAAGTCATCTCCAAGATATGGAGGCTAATCATGTTATGGATTCACATCCTGAAAAACTAATGGATGACCTGAATGAGAAAATATCTTCTTCGAATGAGCTCAAATTTGATGGATGGAAGCCCCTGGTTGAGGAGCAACAACCATCTGAAATGCGAAAACATACCAG GGAATTACCTAATGAGAAGAAGGATGGTGTGAAACAAAAAGAGCAGCCTTCTGTATGGCAAAATCTGAAATCTTTTGCAGATGGGATTATCAGCTTTTGGAGGAAACTGTAA
- the LOC116007007 gene encoding uncharacterized protein LOC116007007 isoform X2, with the protein MKFVGRLSVSVSVSVSKLVLLDASKFVRGASASSARWRGISFASAAPSPTPPASTSPETKKTRKRVSKDERRAMVQAFVTKSIVQELEYECKMSSLKVKGDTLQEKDVSINDDLTGNIKELKKTHLPLNMESTGAQIKGTTFKDIEAVDVGEMTLLHGMESASMMCKKAEVDLKEEITTTEDKPKFDNLKLLAEQQHTRVDFEDSNIQHIEEELGQEMLVDKTTLNDIANASKFTARERNLLTVEAKHILDSGSKKAKVNLKQKIIAEDELKFDGLKPLANQQQQSGVNDLDSSIQHIEAELGPKISIAAEYAVRESHHLAIEARHLCDSQAQNAELNLNEVTSTEDRLKLDSTNPLDQQQQLTGTVPMGLGDCNVQCHEAELGPETSIPIEKTPFNDIRSASGYCSEYATGESHLQDMEANHVMDSHPEKLMDDLNEKISSSNELKFDGWKPLVEEQQPSEMRKHTRELPNEKKDGVKQKEQPSVWQNLKSFADGIISFWRKL; encoded by the exons ATGAAGTTCGTTGGTCGATTATCTGTCTCAGTCTCAGTCTCAGTCTCAAAACTAG TCTTATTGGATGCATCCAAGTTTGTTCGTGGTGCGTCTGCCTCGAGTGCGCGGTGGAGGGGAATATCATTTGCCTCCGCGGCTCCTTCTCCGACTCCTCCGGCATCTACTTCACCCGAAACAAAAAAGACTCGCAAAAGGGTCTCCAAAGACGAGCGCAGAGCTATGGTTCAAGCCTTTGTTACCAA GAGTATTGTTCAAGAACTTGAGTACGAGTGTAAAATGTCATCCCTGAAAGTGAAGGGAGATACTCTTCAAGAGAAGGATGTTTCTATCAATGATGACTTGACCGGTAATATCAAAGAGCTTAAAAAAACTCACTTGCCATTGAATATGGAATCTACAGGTGCTCAAATAAAGGGCACAACTTTCAAAGATATTGAAGCAGTGGATGTGGGTGAAATGACTTTGTTACATGGCATGGAGAGTGCTTCAATGATG TGTAAGAAAGCAGAGGTCGATCTGAAAGAGGAAATCACCACCACTGAAGATAAGCCAAAGTTTGATAATCTGAAGCTGCTGGCTGAGCAACAGCATACAAGAGTGGATTTTGAGGATTCCAATATCCAACATATTGAGGAAGAACTAGGGCAAGAAATGTTAGTTGATAAGACTACGTTGAATGATATTGCAAATGCTTCGAAATTTACTGCAAGAGAAAGAAATCTCCTAACAGTGGAAGCTAAGCATATTTTGGATTCAGGTTCAAAGAAAGCAAAGGTTAATCTGAAACAGAAAATCATTGCTGAAGATGAGCTGAAATTTGATGGTCTGAAGCCACTGGCTAACCAACAGCAGCAATCAGGCGTTAATGATTTGGATTCTAGTATTCAACATATTGAGGCAGAGCTAGGGCCAAAAATTTCTATTGCTGCTGAGTATGCTGTAAGAGAAAGCCATCACTTAGCAATAGAAGCTAGGCATCTTTGTGATTCACAAGCTCAGAATGCAGAGCTTAACCTGAATGAAGTAACCTCTACTGAGGATAGGCTGAAACTTGATAGCACGAACCCCCTGGATCAGCAACAACAGTTAACAGGAACTGTCCCAATGGGCTTGGGGGATTGTAATGTCCAATGTCATGAGGCAGAGCTAGGGCCAGAAACTTCGATTCCTATTGAAAAGACTCCGTTCAATGATATAAGAAGTGCTTCG GGGTATTGTTCTGAATATGCTACAGGAGAAAGTCATCTCCAAGATATGGAGGCTAATCATGTTATGGATTCACATCCTGAAAAACTAATGGATGACCTGAATGAGAAAATATCTTCTTCGAATGAGCTCAAATTTGATGGATGGAAGCCCCTGGTTGAGGAGCAACAACCATCTGAAATGCGAAAACATACCAG GGAATTACCTAATGAGAAGAAGGATGGTGTGAAACAAAAAGAGCAGCCTTCTGTATGGCAAAATCTGAAATCTTTTGCAGATGGGATTATCAGCTTTTGGAGGAAACTGTAA